The following DNA comes from Paracoccus methylovorus.
ATGAGCACATCCGACCGCATGGTGCTGATGCATGACGGTCGGGTCGAACAGGTCGGCGCGCCCGACCAGATGTATACCCAGCCCCGTTCCGCCTTTGCCGCCGGCTTCCTCGGCATCCCGAACCTGCTGCGCGGGCGCATGGCGGCCGATCACGCCAGCTTCGTGACCGATGCGGGGCCGGTCCTGCGCCTGGCAGGGCAGGCGCCCGTCGCAGGTCCCGCCTGCCTGGCACTTCGCCCCGAGGTGGTGGCGATCTCGACCACGGCGCCCACCGAAGGGGTCAATGCCCTGGCGGGCCGGGTCGAGGTGATGAGCTTTCACGGCGCTGCGGTGGAATACCAGATCGCGACCGAGGCCGGGCCGCGCATGACCGCGCGCGCCACCGCGCCTGGGTTGGGCGGCGCCGCGCCGGTGCCGCAGGGCAGCCGCGTCTGGCTGTGCTGGTCCCCCTCTGTCGGCGTGATCGTCAGCGAACACTGAAACGAACAGGAGAAGACGATGAACGACCTGACCCCCGTTTCCGGGGCCGATGCCCTGCACGCCCGATTGACCGTCGTGGACGGGCTGATCGTGTCCGATTTCGACCGCGCGATCTTCCAGGACATGCGGCGCGGCGGCATCACGGCCGCCAACTGCACCTGCTGCATCTGGGAGGACTTCACCGGCACGATGCGCAACATCATGCAGTGGAAGCAGTGGTTTCGCGACAATGACGACCTGATCCTGCAAGTGCGCAGCACCGCCGACATCCGCCGCGCCAAGGCCGAAGGCAAGACCGGCATCATCCTGGGCTGGCAGAACATCACCGGCATCGAGGACCAGATCGGCTATCTGTCGCTGTTCAAGGATTTGGGCGTCGGCATCATCCAAATGGCCTACAACACCCAGAACCTTGTCGCGACCGGCTGCTATGAATCCAGGGACGGCGGGCTGTCGGATTTCGGGCACGAGGTGGTGTCCGAGATGAACCGCCTGGGGATCCTGTGCGATCTGTCCCATGTCGGTGCGCAAAGCAGCCGCGACGTGATCCTGGCCTCGCGCCAGCCGGTCGCCTATTCCCATTGCCTGCCCGCCGGGCTGAAGGCGCATCCGCGCAACAAAACGGACGAGGAGTTGCGCTTCATCATCGACCATGGTGGTTTCGTGGGCGTGACTATGTTCACGCCCTTCCTGGCGCGCGGGACCGATGCGACGGTCGACGACTATGTCGATGCGATGGAATACGTCATCAATGTCTGCGGCGAGGAGCGGGTCGGCTACGGCACCGACTTCACCCAGGGTCACGGCCAGGAGTTCTTCGACTGGATCAGCCATGACAAGGGTTATGCCCGCCGCCTGACGGACCTGGGCACGATCAAGAACCCCGCCGGCCTGGACTCGATCGGCCATACCGGCGCGCTGACCGCCGCCATGCAGCGCCGGAACTGGCCCGAGGCGCGGATCGAGCGCATCATGGGCGCAAACTGGGTCACCCTGCTGGCGGAGATCTGGCGGGCTTGAGCCGAACCTGGCTGTATTACAATGACCTGTGGGAAGTTAACTGTGTGAATCCAAAGTGATATCTGAGATTCATGAGTAGACCGTGACCAACCATATACAAGCTACGAACTGGCCAGCCCAATATGCAGCACTTTAGCACCGGGCCTCGATGTCGATCTAGTTCTATCCCGGCGTGAGCTGCGATGCAGCGTAGACGGGCCAGCGTGGCGGCTGGCGGACGTGTAACCATGCTGCCATGTCGATGTGTCTGCCCATGAAGATTAAGTTTGACATGGCGCTTAATGCGCCGGCACCGCGTTTTGCATTATCGTTGATCTCTTCCAATTTCCTAGCCGCGTCCTCGGCCTGTTTGCCTGCCTCGGCATAGGATTGTGCCAGCCGGTCTATTTGGGCCTCTAGCTGGGGCGTGACTTCTTTACCCGCTTGCTGGGCAGCAGCCAGAAGTTTGGCTTTTGTCTCGGCATATTGGGCTGCATCACCGTATTCCTTGGTCGAACCGGTCAGCGTGCCATATACCTGCGACTGAAGCTGCATAAGCGCAGTCCGTTCGCGGATGGATTTAGCCTCGCGTTCAAAGTCGTCCAGCTTCTCGCGCGATGCACCACCACGCTTACCTTTGCCACCGCCCTTGTTGCCACCGCCCGTGGCCGGGTGATCCTCAATACTTACCGGCTCGGCACTTGGTGCGGATGGCGGGGGCACATAATCCGCCGCGTTGAAGAATGTCCCGGTGTCCGTATTGTTGCCGAAACTGTATCGGGGAATATTTGCGGCCTCGGCCCGTAGCGCCGCCAGTTCCTCCCGCACCCTTTGCAACTGCGCTACCGCTGCATCAGTATTAAGATCAAACCGCTTGTCGCTTTCGATCTGCGTTTCCAAGCCCTCGATTAGCCGTTCGAGCGTGGCTATCTTGTGCTCGGCCTCGCGCACGTCTGGATTGAGGGTCAATCCGTTCTCATTGATCCCCAGAATCTCATTAAGGCGGGCAAAAAAGTCAGAATTGCCAATATCGTTCAGCCAGTTAGTTCCGGCTTCCTCGGCTTCGCGGATAATATCCACGATGCGCCGAACCTCGGTAACAAAGCCCTCGGTGTCGAACCGATCCAGCCCATCGCCCAGATCGCCAATGGCACGGGCAAGACCTTCAGAAGCCCCGGAAGCTCGGTCGAACTCGCCCACCACCGTCACAAGGCTGTTGCCCAGCCGCGTGAACGCCTGCCCCACGGTCGTTTGCGAAGTCTCGGCTTGCCGGCGCAGTTCGCCAGACCCGGCCTCGAACGCGCGGAAAAACGCGGTGCTGGACACCTTGCCATCGACCACCAGCTTGCGAAGCTCGGCCACCGAACCATTGGCCTCTTTCAGGCCGCGCGCCACGGCCTGCGCAATCGTCGGGGTGCCTTCCAGAATGGAGTTGAATTCCTCGGCACGGACGACGCCACCGCCAAGGGCTTGGCTAAGCTGCAAGAGCGATCCGCTGGCGGTGTTGGCATCGGTCCCGGCCACCTTCAGCGCGACCGCAACCCCATCCGTGAACCGGATAAGTTCGTCGCCGCTTACACCCAATTCTTTCTGGGTCAAAGCCAGCTTGGAATACAGATCAACCAGAGAGGCGATCGGGGCAGAGTTGCGTTGCGCAGAGCGAAAAAGCTGATCATAGACGCGCGAAAGGTCCGCGCCTTCAAGGCCGGCCACGCGCAGGGCATTCTGCATCTGGGTCGCGGAATCGGCAAGTTGAGCGTAGTTGCGCACCTGCCGGGTAAGAACGGCAGTGGATATACCAGCGGCAAGCGGCCCGGATAGTTTCCCGAAACTTGCCCCGATCCTGCCGCCCAAGCCCTGATAGGCATCCCCGATCTTTTTAGCATTCTGCCGGGCCAGTTGCTCCATGCGCTTTGAGGCGCGCTGTTGCTGGGTGATGGCGCGGTTAAAGTCTTTTTCCCATTTGGCGACGTTCGCCTCAAGCTTGACCAACAGGCCGGTTTCATCGAGTGCCATTCAAAATCCTACTCGTTACGCGACCAGAAGGCCGGAAATATC
Coding sequences within:
- a CDS encoding tape measure protein → MALDETGLLVKLEANVAKWEKDFNRAITQQQRASKRMEQLARQNAKKIGDAYQGLGGRIGASFGKLSGPLAAGISTAVLTRQVRNYAQLADSATQMQNALRVAGLEGADLSRVYDQLFRSAQRNSAPIASLVDLYSKLALTQKELGVSGDELIRFTDGVAVALKVAGTDANTASGSLLQLSQALGGGVVRAEEFNSILEGTPTIAQAVARGLKEANGSVAELRKLVVDGKVSSTAFFRAFEAGSGELRRQAETSQTTVGQAFTRLGNSLVTVVGEFDRASGASEGLARAIGDLGDGLDRFDTEGFVTEVRRIVDIIREAEEAGTNWLNDIGNSDFFARLNEILGINENGLTLNPDVREAEHKIATLERLIEGLETQIESDKRFDLNTDAAVAQLQRVREELAALRAEAANIPRYSFGNNTDTGTFFNAADYVPPPSAPSAEPVSIEDHPATGGGNKGGGKGKRGGASREKLDDFEREAKSIRERTALMQLQSQVYGTLTGSTKEYGDAAQYAETKAKLLAAAQQAGKEVTPQLEAQIDRLAQSYAEAGKQAEDAARKLEEINDNAKRGAGALSAMSNLIFMGRHIDMAAWLHVRQPPRWPVYAASQLTPG
- a CDS encoding dipeptidase; protein product: MNDLTPVSGADALHARLTVVDGLIVSDFDRAIFQDMRRGGITAANCTCCIWEDFTGTMRNIMQWKQWFRDNDDLILQVRSTADIRRAKAEGKTGIILGWQNITGIEDQIGYLSLFKDLGVGIIQMAYNTQNLVATGCYESRDGGLSDFGHEVVSEMNRLGILCDLSHVGAQSSRDVILASRQPVAYSHCLPAGLKAHPRNKTDEELRFIIDHGGFVGVTMFTPFLARGTDATVDDYVDAMEYVINVCGEERVGYGTDFTQGHGQEFFDWISHDKGYARRLTDLGTIKNPAGLDSIGHTGALTAAMQRRNWPEARIERIMGANWVTLLAEIWRA